The window CTCAGACCGGGCGCATGGAAGATTGATCTCGAAAGTGGCAACATAGATTGGGCTTTAACTAATCCAAAGTTTAAGAAAATATTTGATAGTATAGATCCACCCCCTATTAAAAATAAAGATTGGCACGTACTTCATGTTGTTAATTTTGAAGCTTTGCGTAAAGAAGTTGATGCAGCATTAGCACGGCTATGATTTTTTTATAAATAGGAAGGTGGATATTATAACCACCCATGAAGGAGGTAGCACATGAAGTCAATAAACAGAGAATTAAGGGCAGCGATTGTATTGAAATTTGGAACTCAATATAACTTTTCAGCAGCATTGGGGGTGCCAAACAATATGGTATCCCTCGTTGTATGTGGCAACAAGGTCCTCAACGATGAGCAGAAGCGGCACTGGGCGAGGGTCTTGAACGTCAAGGACATCGAGAGGCTCTTCCCTAAAGGATAATTATGGCAAGTCCACAAAAAGAAAATGGCCACATTGACATTGCTCACGAGATAGCAGAGGCATTCTATAAACTTCAATTATCCGGTAATGAATGGCGCATCCTTTGGGTTATTTTTAGACAGACTTATGGTTGGCACAAAAAGACGGATCGAATCAGTGTTACACAATTCCAGCAAAGGACAAATCTAAAGCGTAGGCATGTTTCAAGAGCTTTAAAAGACCTTATTGATAGATATATCGTCACCAAAAATGACACTACTTTTATTACAACATACGGATTTAATAAGGATTATTCAAAATGGCTACCGTCACCAAAAATGGCAGATGTCAAAATTGGTGATACCCCAGTGTCAAAATTGGTGACGGAAGCGTCACCAAAAATGGTGCCCACAAAAGAAACAAAAGAAACTATACAAAAGAAAAAAGATATATATGTATTCTCCCCAGAGTTGTTTGAAACCTTTTGGATGAAATATCCTGCTCGAAATAGAAAGGTACTCGGTAAACCAAAATGTCTTAAATATTTTAAGTCATGTAAATTTACAGATTGGGAATCTTTAATTAAGGCTACTGAGAATTATTGCAATAGCAAAACAGCCATGGATGGATTTGCAAAAGACCCGATAAATTTTCTTAAAGAAGATTACTGGCGAGACTGGATAGAACCAGAAAAACCAGACAGTATATTCGATACTCCCGAACACCATACCAGCATATTTGATAC is drawn from Pseudomonadota bacterium and contains these coding sequences:
- a CDS encoding DUF739 family protein translates to MKSINRELRAAIVLKFGTQYNFSAALGVPNNMVSLVVCGNKVLNDEQKRHWARVLNVKDIERLFPKG
- a CDS encoding replication protein — protein: MASPQKENGHIDIAHEIAEAFYKLQLSGNEWRILWVIFRQTYGWHKKTDRISVTQFQQRTNLKRRHVSRALKDLIDRYIVTKNDTTFITTYGFNKDYSKWLPSPKMADVKIGDTPVSKLVTEASPKMVPTKETKETIQKKKDIYVFSPELFETFWMKYPARNRKVLGKPKCLKYFKSCKFTDWESLIKATENYCNSKTAMDGFAKDPINFLKEDYWRDWIEPEKPDSIFDTPEHHTSIFDTPPSISHEEPKYYEHETYDQEKIDAVHSLVADIEKKITGIQNKI